One window of the Acinonyx jubatus isolate Ajub_Pintada_27869175 chromosome A2, VMU_Ajub_asm_v1.0, whole genome shotgun sequence genome contains the following:
- the LOC106987568 gene encoding olfactory receptor 10H1, translated as MRKGNFSAGTEFILVGFSTFPHLQMMFFLLFLLMYLFTLLGNLLIMATVWSERSLHTPMYLFLCALSTSEILYTVAITPRLLADLLSTRRTITWAACASQMFFSFTFGFTHSFLLTIMGYDRYVAIGHPLRYNVLMNPRGCACLVAWSWVGGSVMGLVVTTAVFHLTFCGPNEIHHFACHVPPLLKLACGTDVPVVAKGVGLVCIMALLGCCLLILLSYAFIMAAILRIPSAEGRHKAFSTCASHLTVVIVHYGFASVIYLKPKGPQSLEGDTLMGITYTVLTPFLSPIIFSLRNKELKTAMTKTFLRKLYPEKI; from the coding sequence ATGCGGAAAGGCAATTTCTCAGCAGGGACTGAATTCATCCTCGTGGGCTTCTCCACCTTCCCCCACCTTCAGATGATGTTCTTCCTGTTGTTCCTGCTCATGTACCTGTTCACGCTGCTGGGGAACCTGCTCATCATGGCCACAGTCTGGAGCGAGCGCAGCCTGCACACGCCCATGTACCTCTTCCTGTGCGCCCTGTCCACCTCCGAGATCCTCTACACCGTGGCCATCACCCCGCGCCTGCTGGCCGACCTGCTCTCCACCCGCCGCACCATCACCTGGGCGGCCTGTGCCAGCCAGATGTTTTTCTCCTTCACGTTCGGCTTCACCCACTCCTTCCTGCTTACCATCATGGGCTACGACCGCTACGTGGCCATCGGCCACCCCCTGCGCTACAATGTGCTCATGAACCCCCGTGGCTGTGCCTGCCTGGTGGCCTGGTCCTGGGTAGGTGGCTCGGTCATGGGGCTGGTGGTGACCACGGCCGTTTTCCACCTCACCTTCTGTGGACCCAATGAGATCCACCATTTTGCTTGCCACGTGCCCCCTCTCTTGAAGCTGGCCTGTGGAACTGATGTACCAGTAGTGGCCAAGGGCGTGGGGCTGGTGTGCATCATGGCCCTGCTGGGCTGCTGTCTCCTCATCCTCCTCTCCTACGCCTTCATCATGGCTGCCATCTTGAGGATCCCCTCAGCTGAGGGCCGGCACaaggccttctccacctgtgcGTCCCACCTCACTGTGGTCATTGTGCACTATGGCTTTGCCTCTGTCATCTATCTCAAGCCCAAGGGTCCCCAGTCTCTGGAAGGAGACACCCTGATGGGCATCACCTACACGGTCCTCACCCCCTTCCTCAGCCCCATCATCTTCAGTCTCAGGAACAAGGAACTGAAGACTGCCATGACCAAGACCTTCCTCAGAAAACTCTACCCAGAAAAAATATGA